GACAAAAACCTCCAATATCACTCATTTTTAACGACATTATCTACTTGTGGCTACGATTCAATCAATGATGGAGAAAAGTCATCACCTTTCGCAGAACATCATTTATTGCAGGCATGTCAGCTGCACCGGAGGTTTTAGTGTTTCCCATAATAGATGTTAATAATTTATCACAAACACAGCCGTGCAGTTCGATAAAGTTCACAAGAGAGGCCAGAAATCATTCACCTGACCCGTGACGCAGCATACCTTGTTTTCGGGATTAGATTCTTTGTAAGATTGTGATGTTTGATGTCTCCAATATTGCTGtttcattcatgtttttttcctaTTCAGAATATATTGAAATAGTTTGtcaaacacaaatgtcattataaatgtacattttatataatgttctttctttctttccagatGAAAGAATCAATTATGAATCAAGAAAAACTTGCTAAGCTACAGGCTCAGGTCCGCATCGGCGGAAAGGTAAGCGACCAAGTCAACGCGTTGTCGCACgaaatgcttttattttctgCAGCACACCCGGCCCTCTGCCGTTTCTTCATGCGGCTACCTGCTCGGTCAGTTGACGCAGGTGTCTTTGTGCATGTCTCCGCAGGGTAGTGCTCGCAGAAAGAAGAAGGTTGTCCACAGAACGGCAACCGCAGATGACAAGAAGCTGCAGTTCTCCTTAAAGAAACTCGGCGTCAACAACATCTCCGGTATCGAAGAGGTAGGCGTGGACCTTCGTCTCAGCCGTGCCCCGCACTGATTACAGGTGAATCTGTTTCAGCGGGACTGGTTCTGACGTTGTTGACGCTGTAACACTTTGTTCTCCCGCAGGTTAACATGTTTACAAATCAGGGAACAGTCATCCACTTCAACAATCCCAAAGTGCAGGCCTCCCTCGCGGCCAACACCTTCACCATCACCGGCCACGCTGAGACCAAGCAGCTGACCGAGATGCTGCCCGGTATCCTCAACCAGCTGGGAGCCGACAGCCTGACGAGCCTCAGGAGACTCGCCGAGGCTTTGCCCAAACAGGGTCAGTGAGCTGTCGCACTGCGGCTTGTTGTGTGAAGATACAACTTCCATAAAGTCAAACTTGTTTAAAGAGTCTTGTTGTCACCGTTTAAACCGTTCTTCAAGCTTCTCACCGGTCATTTTCTGTTCGCGTAGTTGCAGATGGAAAGGCGCCAATTGCAACagtagaagaggaagatgaagatgatgacgtTCCAGGTGAGCGCTAAGATCTGTAATGTTTGCGTTGCATGCACAATTCTTTGTTCCAtcgttaaaaataaaagatactcGAGTCTGTCGACgcggcttcattttcaggtaGAAAAGCGGAGATATCTTATTGAGCTTGTCATCCTCTTTGTGCTAAAGCCGTCAGATTGAGCGTTGACAAACTCAGCCATACAAGGAAATTGGGAGAGGAATCCTACGGTTGGTGTTCTTGGTGAATAAACAATGTAAAACAAAGGGACAGTGGCCCAGATGGATAATACAAACCAAAGGGCGATGCAAGTTTATTGTTCAACGGAGGTTGGCCAGCGATATGTTGTCAAAGGAACATTAAAAAGAGCAGCGCTCCTTCCTCATTGGAAACGATTGGGGAAAAAAGACGCTGGCGCTCAGAAGAATACCGTGTGGACAGATGTCCTTATTTGGAAATGCGTCTTCACACTTATCCATTATGGGACACCGTCTttgtccccctcccccaccccccttcgCTCGGTTAAATAGACATGGcaggtttgttttcttttggctTGGTGAAAGGGGTCACATGAAGGGGATTCATCAATGACTTCAGAGTGATGGTGCAATGCAGGGGTTTGTATTAAATCTCATGTTCATTGTTTATAAGATCTGAAGATCCCGTTTGCTTTTCTTTGCGAGGTGGAAATAGGCCCAACACATGAGGTTGCCATTACAACCACCTCAGCGTTTCCCAGGACGCCTCTCCAGTCCTCACTCATGTAACAAACGATTACACATGTATTCGGCAATAGGAGTCGGATGGCACCGGGGTTAACAGCCATCGCCATCATGCGGTTATTGGAGTGAAGTTTCCTTCTTGTTCTCCAACTGAAGGAACATGTTCACTCAGACCTCTTGGAATTGTTTCCATTTCAACCCGTGACCCTTTTGAGCCCGATTCCTCACATTTCAGAGTAATTGAAGACGAGCATTTAATGCTTCACCCCGTCATTTGCACAGCTGCTTTCTGGAGTGGGCACAGGCCTCATCTGTCCAGCACATTGGCGTCTGTGTGCGAGTGTGGGAAGATGAGCAGATAATTTTTTATTGCGTCGCGCCGCGTATCACGTTCCAGATAAAGACGCTCTTCCTGAGGGCCGTTTGCGCAGATGAGGATCACTTTCTCCCCCGACTCGATCGGCTCACCGCCCGATCTTTTGTTTTTCAGATCTGGTGGAGAATTTTGATGAAGCATCCAAGGATGAGGCTAACTAGAGGAAACGGGACTCCCTGGCGTTTTAAAAACCTGACAGCACCATGTGAGGcacaagatgttttttttctgtccatTTCGAGAGGTGGAAGCGCTAATTGTTAAAGTACCTGAGAAGATGAATAATATGTCAACTTTTGGCTGTGAGCATTCTGCCAAATGTGCAACACCTGAACAAAGTAATCACCTACTCTtccgaattattatttttttagtaCATTTCTAGAATAGTACTCTGAAGTATTAAGACGGGGGGGAAAGCAGTATTGAGGCGTACGCTATTTTAGGACTCATTCCACTTCTTCTTTCCCACCAGACTCTCGTCATGCTTGTTGTGCTTCGTAGGTCCAGTTAGAGGAGattgtgtgtaaaatgtgttAATGGCTCCCGCTGTACATCTTCCCCGTTACTGAACCTTCATTTTGTTATGTCCTCGCTCAAACCACCATATATGGAATAAACCTTTGCTACTGTCAATAAATAGCCATTTGTTCTGTTTATTGTACTCGCTCTTCTTCAAATTGGTCGGCATCCATTTGTGTGTACGTTGAGTGTTATTACTATGAACTCGATTACAAGGAGCACATCACTGAAAATGTAGTTTTGAAATAAGGAAAgcattgtttttcttgtttgaaATCACTGAAGGATTTCtgacacaatatgaacaattgtgatttaaatatattttaagacACGCAATCTTATTTAGATAATCGCATAACTATATTCTTATAACTAAACGATGCTTTGCCTGCTATCGACTTTCATTCAGATGGATCGCTACAGAATCCGTGAGGTCCGTTTCAGGTATTTGTCGATGCACCGCCTGACTGGTAGGAACCACGTGAACCATCAACAGCACCACGAGACCCTTTAATGAGGTGTCGGGTCCTTTCTCGAATGCACAACACATCAGCgaacattattattacaatacaCGGGAAACTAACTGACTTCACATCAATATACATTAGTCACGTTACAACACaactctatttttttaaataaataatgtcaatACAGAATCATAAACTGTAAAAACCTATTTTCAATCTGACCACTGTTTCATGAGAGCAAAACGAGCTCCATTCAACTTATTACATTGATATTATTTTACTCTTAAAATGGATTCTTTTCATGGCTAATAAGTTagttaaaagaaattaaaatgcTTAGATGACAGAAAAAGGGATGGAACACAGAATATTAAAAGACTCAAAACAAAACCGCCATGCTTCGTGAACGCAAAATCAATCTTACACGGCACTCCACGTGAAGCAGCGCccgacagccaagagcagtgcaTGCTGGGTTGTGACAAAGAACGCGACTTGACATTTAGTCCTTTTGAGAATCTCTCCGGTGTATTTGGATCAGAGCTGCtactccacattcaaatgtTGGAGGAAGAAACTAGCAAagtaaataaaagtttgaaagtgggctcaaataaaaaatgtcatgtgCGTCATGCCAACAAAATGATATGATATGCTGCAACGCTGTTGAAATATTCCTCATTTCCTGCCGCAGGATTCTCCCGAGCCGCCATGGTTCATTCTCTGATGCCCATCAGCAACTTTAACAGGTGTGCCTCCATCACCTGTTGAACTAAACACAGAATATCATGTCAAAGTCAAGACTAATCAATCAAGCCAGTTGGCCTCCTTCAAAAGAGCCAATCCCCTAAGGCTTCAGTCTGTGCTCAGGCTTTAGTCGTGTGGAGTCTAGTCATAGTTACATTagttcagggttcttacacattttgaccaatggatttccaggacttttccatgactttaaaccaaatttccatgaccaaactgaaatctcggtataaacatgaaaactgtagaaaatgttgcgtattgagagctatcgctggcttatattttgagcgtctttctttaaaaaatatattcattatttcaaactcggcgtgaatgaacatgtgatttcaacaaatttccatgacttttccaaaacgtttatgatttaagttttttccatgacttttccaagcctggaaatgaccattttaaaattccatgacttttccaggtttgccatgaccgtacgaaccctgttaatTGTGTCTCTACAATAAAGAACCGCAATGCAGAATGTTTTTCCAGGAGCATCAGCGCAGTAACCGTCTAGAATACtgcaaatgttttaaaaaatcttgcAAGACGTTCATCAGCGGGCCAAAGGCTCAGTAACCAGTGTGTTGATTTATATGAAATCTGTGTTTCACTCAAAGGGGATATTAATTTTGTATCAACAaattgaaaaggaaaaaaacatttaatttcgaGCACAATTTGTTCCAGTAATGTCATAATTTCATCGCTGATGACTTAAGATACGATTTGCTGCCTGCCTGTTTCAGTCGGGCAGTTTGATGTCGTGAGAAATGAACATCGACAACCATCTGTTCCTCAGTCGGTCTGCAACGACACGTTTTAAACCCCCTCAAGTCCGACTACATGCGTACCATTCCGGTGGCCCATAGCCACAGCCATGTCCATCGCATTGAACCCAGAATCGGACTCGATGGTGGGATCAGCGCCGCTCTCTGCAAGACACGAACCAGACTTTGTTACCGTGCACGTTAATGTCCGCTAGCTGAAGATGTACGACCATCCC
The window above is part of the Pseudoliparis swirei isolate HS2019 ecotype Mariana Trench chromosome 15, NWPU_hadal_v1, whole genome shotgun sequence genome. Proteins encoded here:
- the btf3 gene encoding transcription factor BTF3; protein product: MKESIMNQEKLAKLQAQVRIGGKGSARRKKKVVHRTATADDKKLQFSLKKLGVNNISGIEEVNMFTNQGTVIHFNNPKVQASLAANTFTITGHAETKQLTEMLPGILNQLGADSLTSLRRLAEALPKQVADGKAPIATVEEEDEDDDVPDLVENFDEASKDEAN